Proteins encoded within one genomic window of Plasmodium cynomolgi strain B DNA, chromosome 11, whole genome shotgun sequence:
- a CDS encoding hypothetical protein (putative) codes for MVEKMENNNHGCNMHGDNFDLLMKKICSELKKGDKNKNGLIMYNTFIDVLDLFQIEYGSSIIDYLMKHCVVTEDGFVNYKNLWLIHDPSKTMRNNSESVEESINPKFIDIQDRYEDIDKYTQEKNEIIRKLYSQWDKCLLRDDEFKAKLINGNIDITPEFERSLSFANVMKTLYINDSKNRKNRNNFVSKIKDEKWRKLNIDENEQHCFQDVHRNPIAWEGSNVTDADNVIQNVELISNHLRGRENFNMKKEEFISHDFFNNTVKNLIKSYISNKISEKEFYLCLNKLNISITPQLTNLIKYHELDSNGKFKDFATTINRCIPKNILHSLQRSVQLYGAQKNDKDSNLNFSYNNCYCERLCPDATDDNPYSNNNIDKH; via the exons atggtcgaaaaaatggaaaacaacAACCATGGCTGCAACATGCATGGTGACAATTTCGATCtcttaatgaaaaaaatatgcagcgAATTAAAGAAAGGAGATAAAAACAAGAACGGACtaattatgtataatacCTTTATTGATGTCTTGGATTTGTTTCAAATTGAGTATGGCAGTTCCATTATAGATTATTTGATGAAACATTGTGTTGTAACTGAAGACGGTTTTGTGAACTATAAGAACTTATGGCTCATTCATGACCCTTCCAAAACGATGAGAAATAATTCTGAATCCGTAGAAGAATCCATTAATCCTAAATTTATTGACATTCAGGATAGATATGAAGACATTGATAAATATAcccaagaaaaaaacgaaattataagaaaattatacTCCCAGTGGGATAAATGCTTATTAAGAGATGACGAATTCAAGGCCAAGCTAATTAACGGGAATATTGATATTACTCCGGAATTTGAAAG ATCATTAAGTTTTGCAAATGTAATGAAAACGTTATACATTAATGATAgtaaaaatcgaaaaaacagaaacaattttgtaagtaaaataaaggaCGAGAAATGGAGAAAGTTAAATATTGATGAAAATGAACAACACTGTTTTCAAGACGTGCATAGAAACCCAATAGCATGGGAAGGATCAAATGTAACAGATGCTGACAATGTAATTCAGAATGTTGAACTTATTTCAAATCATTtaaggggaagggaaaactTTAACatgaagaaagaagaatTCATATCacacgatttttttaataatacagtgaaaaatttaataaaaagttatattAGTAACAAAATTTCAGAAAAGGAATTTTACTTAtgcttaaataaattaaatatatcaatAACCCCCCAATTAACTAACTTAATTAAATACCATGAATTAGACAGCaatggaaaatttaaagattTCGCCACAACAATAAATAGATGCATTCCAAAAAACATATTACATAGTTTGCAAAGAAGTGTACAGTTATATGGggctcaaaaaaatgacaaagaTTCAaacttaaatttttcttataataattgcTATTGTGAGCGGTTATGCCCTGACGCTACTGACGACAATCCGTATTCTAATAACAATATTGACAAACATTAG